The following are encoded in a window of Mycolicibacterium tusciae JS617 genomic DNA:
- the lepA gene encoding translation elongation factor 4: MSTGAWLDTLVRQHAPPDQEIPISSLADKTFTPPALIRNFCIIAHIDHGKSTLADRMLQLTGVVADRDMRAQYLDRMDIERERGITIKAQNVRLPWQVDGTDYVLHLIDTPGHVDFTYEVSRALEACEGAVLLVDAAQGIEAQTLANLYLALDRDLHIIPVLNKIDLPAADPDRYAAEIAHIIGCEPEDVLRVSGKTGDGVRELLDHVVQEVPAPTGDADAPARAMIFDSVYDTYRGVVTYVRVVDGRIVPRERIKMMSTGAHHELLEVGIVSPDPKPSVGLGVGEVGYLITGVKDVRQSKVGDTVTSARHGATEPLTGYREPRPMVYSGLYPVDGSDYPDLRDALERLQLNDAALSWEPETSVALGFGFRCGFLGLLHMEITRERLEREFNLDLISTSPNVVYRLVTEGAAPDDPVKVVTNPSDWPEGKINTVFEPVVKTTIIAPSEFIGTIMELCQSRRGELGGMDYLSPERVELRYTMPLGEIIFDFFDMLKSRTRGYASLDYEEAGEQEADLVKVDILLQGEAVDAFSAIVHKDAAFAYGNKMTTKLRELIPRQQFEVPVQAAIGAKIIARENIRAIRKDVLSKCYGGDITRKRKLLEKQKEGKKRMKTIGRVEVPQEAFVAALSTDTPADKTKK; the protein is encoded by the coding sequence GTGTCGACTGGGGCCTGGCTCGATACCCTGGTACGGCAACACGCCCCGCCCGACCAGGAGATTCCCATCAGCAGCCTTGCCGACAAGACCTTCACTCCGCCGGCGCTGATTCGGAACTTCTGCATCATCGCCCATATCGACCACGGCAAGTCGACGCTGGCCGACCGGATGCTGCAGCTGACCGGTGTGGTCGCCGATCGTGACATGCGCGCCCAGTACCTGGACCGGATGGACATCGAGCGTGAACGCGGTATCACCATCAAGGCGCAGAACGTCCGGCTCCCGTGGCAGGTCGACGGTACCGACTACGTGCTGCACCTGATCGACACCCCGGGCCACGTCGACTTCACCTACGAGGTGTCACGGGCGCTCGAGGCGTGCGAGGGTGCGGTGCTGCTGGTCGACGCTGCTCAGGGCATCGAGGCGCAGACGCTGGCCAACCTGTATCTGGCGCTGGATCGTGATCTGCACATCATCCCGGTGCTCAACAAGATCGATCTGCCCGCCGCCGACCCGGACCGCTACGCCGCCGAGATCGCCCACATCATCGGCTGCGAACCCGAGGACGTGCTCCGGGTGTCGGGAAAGACGGGCGATGGCGTTAGGGAACTGCTCGACCACGTCGTCCAGGAGGTGCCAGCACCGACCGGCGACGCCGACGCTCCCGCCCGGGCGATGATCTTCGACTCCGTTTACGACACCTACCGCGGCGTGGTGACGTATGTCCGCGTGGTCGACGGCAGGATCGTCCCGCGCGAACGCATCAAGATGATGTCGACCGGCGCTCACCACGAGCTGCTGGAGGTGGGCATCGTCTCGCCCGACCCGAAGCCGTCGGTGGGTCTCGGCGTGGGGGAGGTCGGTTACCTGATCACGGGTGTGAAGGACGTGCGCCAGTCCAAGGTCGGTGACACCGTGACGAGCGCGCGGCACGGCGCGACCGAGCCGCTCACCGGGTACCGGGAGCCCAGGCCGATGGTCTACTCCGGGCTGTATCCCGTCGACGGATCGGACTATCCGGACCTTCGCGACGCGCTGGAGCGGCTGCAGCTCAACGACGCCGCGCTGTCGTGGGAGCCGGAGACGTCGGTGGCGCTGGGGTTCGGGTTCCGCTGCGGCTTCCTCGGATTGCTGCACATGGAGATCACCCGCGAGCGGCTCGAGCGCGAATTCAACCTCGACCTCATTTCGACCTCGCCCAACGTGGTCTACCGACTCGTAACAGAGGGTGCGGCGCCCGACGATCCAGTGAAGGTCGTCACCAATCCGTCGGATTGGCCGGAAGGCAAGATCAACACGGTGTTCGAACCGGTGGTCAAGACCACCATCATCGCGCCAAGCGAGTTCATCGGAACCATCATGGAGCTGTGCCAGTCGCGGCGGGGCGAACTCGGCGGCATGGACTACCTGTCACCGGAGCGCGTCGAGCTGCGCTACACAATGCCGTTGGGGGAGATCATCTTTGACTTCTTCGACATGCTGAAGTCGCGCACCCGCGGCTATGCCAGCCTCGATTACGAAGAGGCAGGCGAGCAGGAAGCGGATCTGGTCAAGGTCGACATTCTGTTGCAGGGCGAGGCGGTTGACGCCTTCAGTGCCATCGTGCACAAGGACGCGGCGTTCGCCTATGGCAACAAGATGACGACCAAGCTGAGGGAGCTGATTCCCCGTCAGCAGTTTGAAGTTCCGGTGCAGGCCGCGATCGGTGCGAAGATCATTGCTCGCGAAAACATCCGCGCGATCCGCAAAGACGTGCTATCGAAGTGCTACGGCGGTGACATCACGCGTAAGCGCAAGCTGCTCGAGAAACAAAAAGAGGGCAAGAAGCGAATGAAGACAATAGGCCGGGTTGAGGTGCCGCAGGAGGCATTCGTCGCGGCGCTGTCCACCGACACCCCGGCCGACAAGACAAAGAAGTAG
- a CDS encoding type II toxin-antitoxin system PemK/MazF family toxin, with product MAPPWRTFQRLLNNTENLVFNEAPKFIRQQLQPDTVARGIQQGIKLGIDVIVGAPPEETRAITAGRPVSQNFVPTAHRARKVAYAPDLDGQADPGEIVWTWVVYEDDPSKGKDRPVLVVGRDRTVLLGLMLSSQEHHREDPNWESIGSGSWDYEGRASWVRLDRVLDVPEEGIRREGAILARETFEVVARRLRAEYSWS from the coding sequence ATGGCTCCGCCGTGGAGGACTTTCCAGCGACTTCTGAACAACACGGAGAACCTGGTGTTCAACGAGGCGCCCAAGTTCATCCGTCAGCAACTGCAACCCGACACCGTGGCGCGCGGTATCCAGCAGGGCATCAAGCTCGGTATCGACGTCATCGTGGGCGCCCCGCCCGAGGAGACCCGAGCGATCACCGCCGGCCGCCCGGTCAGCCAGAACTTCGTCCCGACCGCGCACCGCGCCCGCAAGGTGGCCTACGCCCCCGATCTCGATGGCCAGGCCGACCCTGGCGAGATCGTGTGGACCTGGGTGGTCTACGAAGACGATCCGTCGAAAGGCAAGGACCGGCCGGTACTCGTGGTGGGACGCGATCGGACCGTGCTGCTGGGTCTGATGCTCTCCAGTCAGGAACATCACCGCGAAGATCCCAACTGGGAGAGCATCGGCAGCGGCAGCTGGGACTACGAGGGCCGGGCGAGCTGGGTGCGGCTGGACCGGGTGCTCGATGTGCCTGAGGAGGGCATCCGCCGCGAAGGCGCGATCCTGGCCCGGGAGACGTTCGAAGTGGTGGCGAGGCGGCTGCGCGCCGAATACTCCTGGAGCTGA
- the cysT gene encoding sulfate ABC transporter permease subunit CysT, with protein sequence MTAALDDEATRPKSTGNGGAGPPRGFFTSRYGSSRLRVGVATTWLSVIVLLPLAAIVWQSAGGGWSAFWQAISSNGAIESFRVTLTVSVIVAVVNSVFGLMVAWVLTRDNFPGKRYVDAIIDLPFALPTIVASLVMLALYGPNSPVGLSLQQTIWGIGIALAFVTLPFVVRSVQPVLLELDREVEEAAASLGADNFTIFRLVILPALMPSLLSGAGLAFSRAIGEYGSVVLIGGAVPGQTEVSSQYIRQLIEFDDRTGAAAVSIVLLAISFVILFILRTIGSRAAKREEIAS encoded by the coding sequence ATGACAGCTGCCCTTGACGACGAGGCGACCCGGCCGAAGTCCACTGGAAACGGTGGAGCCGGGCCGCCTCGCGGCTTCTTCACGAGCCGTTACGGCAGCAGCAGGCTGCGGGTGGGGGTCGCCACAACGTGGCTGTCGGTCATCGTGCTGCTGCCTCTCGCAGCCATCGTCTGGCAGTCCGCGGGCGGCGGGTGGTCGGCCTTCTGGCAGGCCATCAGCTCCAACGGTGCCATCGAGTCGTTCCGTGTCACGCTGACGGTGTCGGTGATCGTAGCGGTGGTCAACTCGGTCTTCGGATTGATGGTCGCCTGGGTGCTCACGCGAGACAACTTCCCGGGTAAACGCTACGTCGACGCGATTATCGACCTGCCGTTCGCGCTGCCGACCATCGTGGCCAGCCTCGTCATGTTGGCGCTGTACGGGCCCAACAGCCCCGTCGGGCTTTCGCTTCAGCAGACCATCTGGGGCATCGGTATCGCGCTGGCGTTCGTCACGTTGCCGTTCGTCGTTCGCTCGGTGCAACCCGTGCTGCTGGAACTGGACCGGGAGGTCGAGGAGGCGGCGGCGTCGTTGGGGGCGGACAACTTCACCATCTTCCGGCTGGTGATTCTGCCCGCGTTGATGCCGTCGCTGCTATCCGGTGCGGGGCTGGCCTTCTCGCGCGCGATCGGTGAGTACGGCTCCGTCGTCTTGATCGGTGGCGCGGTTCCGGGCCAGACCGAAGTTTCCTCGCAGTACATCCGTCAGCTCATCGAGTTCGATGACCGCACCGGGGCCGCCGCGGTTTCGATTGTGCTACTGGCCATCTCGTTCGTGATCCTCTTCATCCTGCGGACCATCGGTTCGCGGGCGGCGAAGCGTGAGGAAATTGCCTCATGA
- a CDS encoding FAD-dependent oxidoreductase: protein MPADLESSASSARPTCIVAGGGPAGIMLGLLLARGGVDVTVMEKHADFLRDFRGDTVHASTLRLLDELRLASEFARMPHREIDTLTMSVQGTEVNIDLSRIPGPHKHIALVPQWDFLELLAAAAEKEPTFRLLRSTEVLGPVMGAGTRKDTVIGVRYRAADGEVREMHAALTVACDGRSSTLRTAMGLRPRSFGAPMDVWWFRLPRDADDPHGLAGVLGTGAAQIAIDRGDYYQCAYVIPKGRDAELRAQGIEALHRGVVALAPWLAGHIDALTSFDDVKLLDVQLNRLRRWYCDGLLLIGDAAHAMSPVGGVGINLAVADAVAAARTLAGPLRAGEVSTRHLARIQARRWLPAALIQAVQRVVHSRIIAVAVDVEGTSTGQARPPLLVRIAARFRPLRTAAGYGIAIGPLPEHVPKFARR from the coding sequence GTGCCGGCCGACCTCGAGAGCAGTGCCAGCTCAGCCAGGCCCACGTGCATCGTCGCCGGTGGCGGACCCGCGGGGATCATGCTCGGACTGCTGCTGGCCCGCGGAGGCGTAGACGTGACCGTCATGGAGAAACATGCGGATTTTCTGCGCGACTTCCGCGGCGACACCGTGCACGCCAGCACCCTGCGCCTGCTCGACGAACTGAGGCTGGCATCCGAGTTCGCGCGAATGCCGCACCGCGAGATCGACACTTTGACGATGAGCGTTCAGGGCACCGAGGTGAATATCGACCTGAGCCGGATTCCCGGCCCGCACAAGCACATTGCCCTCGTGCCGCAATGGGATTTCCTCGAGCTGCTGGCCGCCGCCGCCGAGAAGGAGCCGACGTTCCGGCTGCTACGCAGCACCGAGGTGCTCGGACCGGTAATGGGCGCAGGCACGCGGAAAGACACGGTGATCGGGGTCCGTTACCGCGCCGCCGACGGCGAGGTACGGGAGATGCATGCGGCGCTGACGGTCGCGTGCGACGGCCGCTCCTCGACGCTTCGCACCGCGATGGGTCTGCGGCCGAGAAGCTTCGGGGCGCCGATGGACGTGTGGTGGTTCCGGCTCCCGCGCGATGCTGACGATCCCCACGGCCTGGCCGGCGTCCTTGGCACCGGCGCGGCGCAGATCGCCATTGACCGCGGCGACTACTACCAATGCGCCTACGTGATCCCGAAGGGTCGCGACGCCGAACTCCGCGCGCAGGGCATCGAAGCACTGCACCGGGGTGTGGTGGCGTTGGCTCCGTGGCTGGCCGGCCACATCGACGCGTTGACGTCGTTCGACGACGTCAAACTGCTCGACGTGCAGCTCAACAGGCTGCGGCGCTGGTACTGCGATGGACTGTTGTTGATCGGCGATGCCGCCCATGCCATGTCCCCGGTCGGCGGCGTGGGGATCAACCTCGCGGTCGCAGACGCCGTCGCGGCGGCGCGAACGCTCGCGGGTCCGCTGCGGGCAGGCGAGGTCTCCACCAGGCACTTGGCCCGAATTCAAGCCCGACGCTGGCTGCCTGCGGCGCTGATCCAGGCGGTGCAGCGCGTCGTGCACAGCCGCATTATCGCGGTGGCCGTCGACGTCGAAGGGACCTCAACCGGACAGGCCAGACCCCCACTGCTGGTGCGGATCGCCGCCCGGTTCCGCCCGTTGCGCACCGCGGCTGGATACGGGATCGCGATCGGGCCGCTACCCGAACATGTGCCGAAGTTCGCCCGGCGCTGA
- a CDS encoding sulfate ABC transporter substrate-binding protein gives MLNIHKSWRTAAVLAASATLLAACGGGSSDVAGDSGQSDASTTLTVVAYAVPEPGWSKIIPAFSASEEGKGIAVTTSYGASGDQSRAVVDGKPADLVNFSVEPDITRLVKADKVAKDWNADATQGIPFGSVVSLVVREGNPKNIKDWDDLLQPGLEVVSPSPLSSGSAKWNLLAPYAAKSNGGQDAQAGLDFVNKLVSEHIRTRPGSGREATDLFLQGTGDVLLSYENEAINIERQGKPVEHINPPQTFKIDNPVAVVTSSAHLEQANALKNFLYTPEGQKIWAQAGFRPVDPAVAEEFSTDFPTPEKLWTIADLGGWSEVDPALFDKENGSITKIYKEATG, from the coding sequence ATGCTCAACATCCACAAGTCGTGGCGCACCGCCGCCGTCTTAGCGGCGTCCGCGACGCTGCTCGCCGCCTGCGGCGGGGGGTCCAGCGACGTCGCCGGTGACAGCGGCCAATCGGATGCATCGACAACGCTGACCGTTGTCGCCTACGCCGTTCCGGAGCCGGGCTGGAGCAAGATCATCCCCGCGTTCTCGGCCAGCGAAGAGGGCAAGGGTATTGCCGTCACCACGTCCTACGGCGCCTCGGGTGACCAGTCGCGCGCGGTGGTCGACGGTAAGCCCGCCGACCTGGTCAACTTCTCGGTCGAGCCCGACATCACGCGTCTGGTCAAGGCCGACAAGGTGGCCAAGGATTGGAATGCCGACGCGACGCAAGGGATCCCGTTCGGCTCCGTGGTTTCGTTGGTAGTGCGCGAGGGCAACCCGAAGAACATCAAGGACTGGGATGACCTGTTGCAGCCCGGACTCGAGGTCGTCAGCCCGAGCCCGCTCAGCTCGGGTTCGGCCAAGTGGAACCTGTTGGCGCCCTATGCCGCGAAGAGCAATGGCGGCCAGGATGCCCAAGCCGGACTGGACTTCGTCAACAAGCTGGTGAGTGAGCACATCAGGACGCGGCCAGGTTCCGGCCGCGAAGCCACTGACCTGTTCCTTCAGGGCACCGGTGATGTGTTGCTGAGCTACGAGAACGAGGCGATCAACATCGAGCGGCAGGGCAAGCCAGTCGAGCACATCAACCCGCCGCAGACGTTCAAGATCGACAACCCTGTCGCGGTCGTCACCTCGAGCGCCCATCTGGAGCAGGCCAACGCACTGAAGAACTTCCTATACACCCCGGAGGGACAGAAGATCTGGGCGCAGGCCGGCTTCCGGCCGGTCGACCCCGCGGTCGCCGAAGAATTCTCCACCGACTTCCCGACTCCGGAGAAGCTGTGGACGATCGCTGATCTCGGAGGCTGGAGCGAGGTCGACCCCGCGTTGTTCGACAAGGAGAATGGCTCGATCACGAAGATCTACAAGGAAGCGACTGGATGA
- a CDS encoding FAD/NAD(P)-binding protein, producing MDRSPAQPPRPRRIVVIGGGFSGAMSAVNVARLSEQPLHITVINDAPSVGRGVAYRSRRPEYLLNVAARNMSAFPHEPDHFLQWLRTRSEFESATEIELRERFVPRQIYGDYLRSIVQHHLQSPGEVTPASCEFVIGQAVDVEPHTTGCLVHLADGSTVAADRVVLATGNEPPAPLPGADDLSDHPAWVGNPWRSWEDRLPPHDGSVILLGTGLTAVDAILTLRAKGWLGSIHAVSRHGWFPHSHFRGIRYPDFPPPGIDIAALGLDELLVLIEEHCAILHARNANPAIIVDKLRPYTQRIWSGFSQEERLRFAKNYAARWNVFRHRIAPDIYSQITSSQLTGQLQVHAGSIEKLRASADRIVVELADGESLEGDLVLNATGPSTRFTATQSVLLQNLLRRGAIAPDATDMGIHVDSDHTVLTGTGDRSKWLLALGPMLRGTYWETIAVPELRVQARHVAETLLGNAHTEDREGQLQLEYMI from the coding sequence GTGGATCGATCGCCAGCCCAACCGCCACGACCGCGTCGGATCGTCGTCATCGGTGGAGGTTTCAGCGGCGCTATGAGCGCGGTGAACGTCGCGCGGCTGAGCGAGCAGCCGCTGCACATCACCGTTATCAATGACGCACCTTCGGTGGGACGCGGAGTCGCCTACCGATCGAGACGACCCGAGTATCTGCTCAACGTCGCGGCACGGAACATGTCCGCGTTCCCCCACGAGCCCGATCATTTCCTGCAGTGGCTGCGAACGCGATCTGAATTCGAATCGGCTACCGAGATCGAACTGCGCGAGCGCTTCGTGCCGCGCCAGATCTATGGCGATTACCTGCGCTCTATCGTCCAGCACCATTTGCAGAGCCCCGGCGAGGTGACACCCGCGTCGTGCGAGTTCGTCATCGGTCAGGCGGTCGATGTGGAACCGCACACGACGGGTTGCCTCGTGCACCTGGCGGACGGTTCGACCGTGGCGGCCGATCGCGTGGTGCTGGCGACCGGCAATGAGCCCCCGGCACCATTGCCTGGTGCCGATGACCTCTCGGACCATCCGGCCTGGGTCGGCAATCCGTGGCGGTCATGGGAAGACCGTCTCCCACCCCATGATGGAAGTGTCATCCTCCTCGGAACGGGGCTCACGGCCGTCGACGCCATCCTCACTCTGCGCGCCAAGGGATGGCTCGGCAGCATTCACGCGGTGTCGCGCCACGGCTGGTTTCCGCACTCGCATTTCCGCGGTATCAGGTATCCGGACTTTCCGCCGCCCGGCATCGACATCGCCGCCCTGGGACTCGACGAGCTGCTGGTGCTCATCGAGGAACACTGTGCAATCCTGCACGCGCGCAACGCCAATCCCGCGATCATCGTCGACAAACTGCGTCCCTACACACAACGCATCTGGAGTGGATTCAGCCAAGAGGAACGCCTCAGGTTCGCGAAGAATTACGCGGCCCGGTGGAACGTCTTCCGCCATCGGATCGCTCCGGACATCTATTCACAGATCACCAGCTCACAGCTGACCGGGCAGTTGCAGGTCCATGCAGGTTCCATCGAAAAGTTGAGGGCATCCGCCGACCGGATCGTCGTCGAACTCGCAGACGGTGAATCGCTGGAAGGTGACCTGGTGCTCAATGCCACCGGCCCGTCCACGAGATTCACTGCGACCCAATCGGTATTGCTTCAGAACCTGCTTCGGCGAGGTGCAATAGCCCCCGACGCCACCGACATGGGAATCCATGTGGACTCCGACCACACCGTCCTCACCGGCACCGGAGACCGATCGAAGTGGCTGCTCGCATTGGGCCCGATGCTGCGCGGCACCTATTGGGAGACGATCGCCGTACCGGAGTTGCGCGTGCAGGCCAGGCACGTCGCGGAGACATTGCTCGGCAATGCGCACACCGAGGATCGAGAAGGCCAGCTTCAGCTGGAGTACATGATCTGA
- a CDS encoding glycoside hydrolase family 15 protein, with protein sequence MVLQENEASSGPSKDIDYDSPLTVTAPVPYTAGGSLRNPFPPIADYAFLSDCETTCLISSAGSVEWMCIPRPDSPSVFGAILDRRAGHFRLAPYGVTVPAARRYLPGSLILETTWQTPTGWMIVRDALVMGPWHDLETRSRTHRRTPMDWDAEHILLRTVRCVSGTVELVMNCEPAFDYHRTQATWEYSAQAYGEAIARASRDPDAHPTVRLTSNLRLGLEGHEARARTRMKEGDNAFVALSWSKHPAPQTYDEAADKMWATSESWRQWINIGDFPDHPWRAYLQRSALTLKGLTYSPTGALLAAPTTSLPETPQGERNWDYRYAWVRDSTFALWGLYTLGLDREADDFFAFIADVSGANNGERHPLQVMYAVGGERSLVEEELHHLSGYDNARPVRIGNGAYNQMQHDIWGTMLDSVYLHAKSREQISDTLWPVLKQQVEEAIKHWKEPDRGIWEVRGEPQHFTSSKIMCWVALDRGSKLAELQGEKSYAQQWRAIAEEIKADILNKGVDTRGVLTQRYGDDALDASLLLAVLTRFLPADDPRVRATVLAIADELTEDGLVLRYRVEETDDGLSGEEGTFTICSFWLVSALVEIGEIHRAKHLCERLLSFASPLHLYAEEIEPRTGRHLGNFPQAFTHLALINAVVHVIRAEEEADSSGVFVPANAPS encoded by the coding sequence ATGGTTTTGCAAGAGAATGAGGCCTCCAGCGGGCCATCCAAGGACATTGATTACGACTCCCCGTTGACGGTGACCGCCCCCGTGCCGTACACCGCCGGCGGATCATTGCGGAACCCATTCCCGCCGATCGCCGACTACGCGTTCCTGTCGGACTGCGAAACCACGTGCCTGATCTCATCGGCCGGTTCGGTCGAGTGGATGTGCATCCCGCGCCCCGACTCCCCCAGCGTTTTCGGCGCCATCCTGGACCGCCGCGCCGGGCATTTTCGCCTGGCGCCGTACGGGGTGACGGTGCCCGCCGCACGCCGCTACCTGCCGGGCAGCCTGATTCTGGAAACCACCTGGCAGACCCCAACCGGGTGGATGATCGTGCGCGACGCGCTGGTCATGGGTCCCTGGCACGACCTCGAGACCCGGTCGCGCACACATCGGCGCACCCCGATGGACTGGGACGCCGAGCACATCCTGCTGCGCACCGTGCGATGTGTCAGCGGCACCGTCGAGCTGGTGATGAACTGCGAGCCGGCGTTCGACTACCACCGAACCCAGGCAACGTGGGAGTACTCCGCGCAGGCGTACGGCGAGGCGATCGCGCGGGCCAGTCGCGATCCCGACGCGCATCCCACGGTCCGCCTGACCTCCAACCTTCGGCTGGGCCTGGAAGGCCACGAGGCCCGGGCACGCACCCGGATGAAGGAGGGGGACAACGCCTTCGTCGCATTGAGTTGGTCCAAGCACCCCGCCCCCCAGACGTATGACGAGGCCGCCGACAAGATGTGGGCGACCAGCGAGAGCTGGCGGCAGTGGATCAACATCGGTGACTTCCCGGATCATCCGTGGCGGGCCTACCTGCAGCGCAGTGCGCTGACACTCAAGGGCCTGACGTATTCGCCGACCGGCGCCCTGCTCGCCGCGCCCACCACTTCCTTGCCGGAAACCCCTCAGGGCGAACGCAACTGGGACTATCGGTACGCGTGGGTGCGCGATTCGACGTTCGCGTTGTGGGGTCTGTACACGTTGGGGCTCGACCGTGAGGCCGACGACTTCTTCGCGTTCATCGCCGACGTCTCCGGTGCCAACAACGGTGAACGCCATCCGCTTCAGGTGATGTATGCCGTCGGCGGTGAACGCAGCCTCGTCGAGGAGGAACTCCACCACCTGTCCGGTTACGACAACGCCCGCCCCGTGCGGATCGGCAACGGTGCCTACAACCAGATGCAGCACGACATCTGGGGCACCATGCTGGATTCGGTGTACCTGCACGCCAAGTCACGCGAACAGATTTCCGACACGCTGTGGCCTGTGCTCAAGCAGCAGGTCGAGGAAGCGATCAAACACTGGAAGGAACCCGACCGCGGCATCTGGGAGGTGCGCGGCGAGCCGCAGCACTTCACCTCCAGCAAAATCATGTGCTGGGTGGCTCTGGACCGAGGCTCCAAGCTCGCCGAGTTGCAGGGTGAGAAGTCCTACGCGCAGCAGTGGCGTGCCATCGCCGAGGAGATCAAGGCCGACATCCTCAACAAGGGGGTGGACACCCGCGGTGTGCTGACCCAGCGCTACGGCGACGATGCGCTCGACGCCTCACTGCTCTTGGCGGTGCTGACTCGGTTCCTGCCGGCCGACGACCCGCGCGTGCGCGCGACGGTGCTGGCGATCGCCGACGAACTGACCGAGGACGGGTTGGTGCTGCGGTACCGGGTCGAGGAGACCGACGACGGGTTGTCCGGCGAGGAAGGCACTTTCACGATCTGCTCGTTCTGGCTGGTGTCCGCGCTCGTCGAGATCGGCGAGATCCACCGCGCCAAGCATCTGTGCGAAAGGCTGTTGTCGTTCGCCAGCCCGCTGCATCTCTACGCCGAAGAGATCGAGCCGAGGACCGGACGGCATTTGGGCAACTTCCCGCAGGCATTCACTCACCTGGCGTTGATCAATGCCGTCGTACACGTGATCCGCGCCGAGGAGGAAGCGGACAGCTCAGGGGTTTTCGTGCCGGCAAATGCGCCATCGTAG
- a CDS encoding sensor domain-containing protein, with translation MRSTALTVAALSACVVLGACAAPTQDARPTVRIAEAVQPSPVRALDRVLPTSDELSAALGSAGMMGQRVQGGPDMLLASVGAADATPADCVSPAYRLQRVTYEAGPVQSVASQSWAGGSFDGPPVSGFFGVVQFSSEAAAQAFFAAAADKWHRCNGQTLVLNQPDHGAQRTSRITDVTVDGHMVSAMVMQDAGSMTQRALGLAADCVVDVEISDVNSLGSPQEASRVAKLMLEKVAAS, from the coding sequence ATGCGCTCGACGGCTCTCACAGTGGCTGCGTTGAGCGCGTGCGTCGTGCTCGGGGCGTGCGCCGCCCCCACCCAGGACGCGCGGCCCACCGTTCGCATCGCCGAAGCCGTCCAGCCTTCTCCGGTACGCGCGCTGGACCGGGTTCTGCCCACCTCCGATGAGCTGTCCGCTGCACTCGGCTCCGCCGGCATGATGGGTCAACGCGTCCAGGGCGGCCCCGACATGCTGTTGGCGAGCGTCGGCGCGGCGGATGCAACACCTGCCGACTGCGTCAGCCCGGCTTACCGGCTACAGCGGGTGACCTACGAGGCAGGCCCTGTGCAATCGGTGGCGAGTCAGTCGTGGGCAGGCGGGTCCTTCGATGGCCCACCGGTGTCGGGCTTCTTCGGCGTCGTGCAGTTCTCCTCGGAGGCCGCCGCGCAAGCGTTCTTCGCCGCAGCGGCTGACAAGTGGCACCGCTGCAACGGGCAGACGCTGGTGTTGAATCAACCCGACCACGGCGCGCAACGAACGAGCAGGATCACCGACGTGACCGTCGACGGCCACATGGTGTCGGCGATGGTGATGCAGGACGCCGGTTCGATGACCCAGCGCGCGCTCGGGCTGGCGGCGGATTGTGTTGTGGACGTAGAGATCTCCGACGTCAACAGTCTGGGCAGCCCGCAGGAGGCATCGCGAGTGGCGAAACTGATGCTGGAGAAGGTCGCCGCTTCCTAG
- a CDS encoding sensor domain-containing protein, with amino-acid sequence MTYTGTATRACAVFAVIAASVLLTGCVSTVSGTATRPQNAGPIDVPPLDESKLDDVVLSIGEINAIMGSSTMEVTSELDEMTDHSDAVSDAECLGAIYGAEEPVYAGSGFTAVLDQISREEGDDNEHWVEQTVVLYPSADKAQMFFDKSKAQWEECSNYTVSVDDGGTAYDWEIAEVDAKDTLITQLTTQQDAAGWACQHALSPVSNITVEVWACSYSPGEEAATIVNDIIANAAK; translated from the coding sequence GTGACCTATACCGGTACCGCGACCCGGGCATGCGCCGTGTTTGCCGTAATCGCAGCATCCGTCCTGCTCACCGGGTGCGTGAGCACCGTATCGGGCACCGCGACGCGGCCCCAGAACGCGGGGCCCATCGACGTACCGCCGCTCGATGAGTCGAAACTCGACGACGTGGTGCTCTCGATTGGTGAGATCAACGCGATCATGGGCTCGTCGACCATGGAGGTCACCAGCGAGCTGGATGAGATGACCGACCATTCCGACGCTGTTTCGGATGCGGAGTGCCTCGGCGCGATCTACGGAGCCGAAGAGCCCGTGTACGCGGGCAGCGGCTTCACCGCGGTACTGGACCAGATTTCGCGTGAAGAAGGCGACGACAACGAGCACTGGGTCGAGCAGACCGTCGTGTTGTATCCGTCGGCGGACAAGGCGCAGATGTTCTTCGACAAATCCAAGGCACAGTGGGAGGAGTGCTCTAACTACACGGTGTCGGTGGATGACGGCGGCACCGCATACGACTGGGAGATCGCCGAGGTCGACGCGAAAGACACGCTGATCACGCAGTTGACGACGCAACAAGACGCCGCCGGATGGGCATGCCAGCATGCGCTCTCACCAGTCTCGAACATCACGGTCGAGGTGTGGGCATGCAGCTACTCCCCGGGTGAGGAGGCCGCCACCATCGTCAACGACATCATCGCCAACGCCGCCAAGTAG
- a CDS encoding Ms4533A family Cys-rich leader peptide, producing MRTASGNKSGHILVLIAVGFTAVADVCCCR from the coding sequence ATGCGTACGGCGTCCGGCAACAAGAGTGGCCATATCCTGGTCCTCATTGCCGTGGGTTTCACTGCCGTCGCTGATGTCTGTTGTTGTCGCTGA